A part of Streptomyces sp. NBC_01497 genomic DNA contains:
- a CDS encoding SDR family NAD(P)-dependent oxidoreductase has protein sequence MGSRLREKTALVTGGTGRIGRAVAAALAAEGARVVVSGRDRARGEAVAAAIRDAGGSADFVAADLDGRADASRALAREATRVLGGRVDILVNNAGVFPGPSTPETDEATFDAVYGVNVKAPFFLTAALAPAMAEAGGGAIVNIGSWVVRLGLPAGVAYAASKGALETLTRSWAAEFGPRGVRVNTVSPGVIREQDGAADGSGVLMNGTPAGRSGAPDAIAHAVVYLASEEAVFVHGAILDVDGGRVSAAVIAA, from the coding sequence ATGGGCTCACGGCTGCGCGAAAAGACGGCACTGGTGACGGGCGGGACGGGGAGGATCGGCCGGGCGGTCGCCGCCGCACTGGCCGCGGAGGGCGCCAGGGTCGTCGTCTCCGGGCGGGACCGGGCACGCGGCGAGGCCGTGGCGGCGGCGATCAGAGACGCCGGCGGCAGCGCCGACTTCGTGGCCGCCGACCTCGACGGCCGGGCCGACGCGAGCCGCGCGCTGGCCCGCGAGGCCACCCGTGTCCTCGGCGGGCGCGTGGACATCCTGGTGAACAACGCGGGCGTCTTCCCGGGACCCTCCACGCCGGAGACGGACGAGGCGACCTTCGACGCGGTGTACGGGGTCAACGTGAAGGCGCCGTTCTTCCTGACGGCAGCGCTGGCGCCCGCGATGGCCGAGGCCGGGGGCGGCGCGATCGTCAACATCGGTTCGTGGGTCGTGCGCCTCGGGCTGCCCGCCGGTGTCGCCTACGCGGCGAGCAAGGGCGCGCTGGAGACGCTCACGCGCTCCTGGGCCGCCGAGTTCGGCCCGCGGGGCGTACGGGTGAACACGGTGTCCCCCGGAGTGATCCGCGAACAGGACGGCGCGGCGGACGGGTCAGGAGTGCTGATGAACGGCACCCCGGCGGGCCGTTCGGGCGCTCCGGACGCCATCGCGCACGCCGTGGTCTATCTCGCCTCCGAGGAGGCGGTGTTCGTGCACGGCGCGATCCTCGACGTCGACGGCGGCCGGGTCTCCGCGGCCGTGATCGCCGCGTAG
- a CDS encoding TetR/AcrR family transcriptional regulator, giving the protein MPRELTAKGLATRSRIVERASVVVCERGVANASLESIREAAGVSSSQLFHYFPEGKRALMLAVARYAADAVIADQEPYLSRLTTWRAWDEWADAVFERFTQRGRTDLSALPRLLEQDSPEMREILAVAYSRWEERLAQGVRALQAAGKVRADLDALATATTMLACVQGAVLMSQATGDTGRLRTALHTAIDQLRH; this is encoded by the coding sequence ATGCCGCGTGAACTCACTGCCAAGGGCCTCGCCACCCGGAGCAGGATCGTCGAGCGCGCCTCGGTCGTCGTGTGCGAGCGCGGCGTCGCGAACGCCAGCCTGGAGAGCATCCGGGAGGCCGCGGGCGTCAGCAGCAGCCAGCTGTTCCACTACTTCCCCGAGGGCAAGCGCGCCCTGATGCTCGCGGTGGCGCGGTACGCGGCCGACGCCGTCATCGCCGACCAGGAGCCGTACCTCTCCCGGCTGACCACCTGGCGGGCCTGGGACGAATGGGCGGACGCGGTGTTCGAGCGCTTCACGCAGCGCGGGCGCACCGATCTGAGCGCGCTACCGCGCCTGCTCGAACAGGACAGCCCGGAGATGCGGGAGATCCTCGCGGTCGCGTACAGCCGCTGGGAGGAGCGCCTCGCGCAGGGCGTACGTGCCCTGCAGGCGGCGGGCAAGGTACGCGCGGACCTGGACGCGCTCGCCACCGCCACAACCATGCTCGCGTGCGTTCAGGGCGCCGTGCTGATGTCCCAGGCGACCGGCGACACGGGTCGCCTGCGTACCGCCCTGCACACGGCGATCGACCAACTGCGCCACTGA